Genomic segment of Bicyclus anynana chromosome 7, ilBicAnyn1.1, whole genome shotgun sequence:
atacaggtcggaccgaaaatcctcttaagcagacttattcgcatgcgctgccttaactattgtgtaaaattgaaattaatatatggaggctttatctatctttaaaagttctacaaaaaagtccgcgacaccatatatctatcttctatatattagcagatatagtaccttttgtgttttaaaaattattaattttatatacttaggtttacgtcattatttatactactaaactttaatccttattaaaataaattattcaataatctcaaaaatattatggagataagatttgccctttacagtatgttaatacttaaatatatagtttcggagataatacaaaatttctaaaagacgcagatattccactatatgacgctccacgctttcatttacgtagttcccgttcccgtgtgaatatggggatcaaacatagcctatgacactcgcaaataacgtagctttctattggtttaagaattttccaaatcggtccagtagatccagagattacctcctacaaccacacaaactttaccaatttatattattagcatagaagtctctatttcccttggtaatcgcaccactctcgaagggctggaccgattttgctaagggtaggagtaagatagagaatatatagagtagggtagggtacgggtagggaagcgtagaggtagtataggggtagggtaggggtagggccggggtagggtaagggtagggtaggggtagggtagaggtacgggtaggatagggaagtggtagggtagaggtaggataggcgtgagataggggtacgggtgggataggggtaggaaagggatagggtacggggagggtaggggtagaatggaGGTAgagtgtaggtaaggtaggggtagggtagggttaggtttggggtaggggtagggtgggggtaggggtaggggtagggtagggtaggggtagggttggggtagtggtagggttggggtagtggtagggtatggtaggggtagggtagggtaggggtagggtaggagtagtagtaaagttgacatcgaattttacgcggacgaagtcgcgggcgtccgctagttttatatatttatatcatgtTTATTCCCCGATTGTATGAAGACGCTTGGACTGATTTAATTGTTGTTTGACATACTATAAATTAATGGTTCCATAGACTATGGTTCCATAGACTATGTGAATAAATCGGTTTTGTTATTTGGTTGTAACAAGCAAAAGTGTAGTTCAGTGAAGAGTGAGTTCTTCACTGAACTACACTTTTACTGTTGTTACTCTCAACAGCGCAAAAATGGAGTTCAAAAAGAAgcaggaaaatatttttttagtttacctGAGTTTACCACAATATGGGCTCGGTTCGGAGTGGAAAGTGAGACCCATACGATGTCACTAGAGGGAGTGTAACGGTGTGTATTGTACTGTGTAGCGGCAGCATGGCGACGGGCGCGACGGGCGCGACGGGCGCGACGGGCTACTCCAACCTCATGCACGACAAGCGCGTGGTGCGCGGGAGCACGTTCGGCACGCATCCGCAAGCCGCCGTGAGTCCGCATACTTACTGCATACTTCTCTTAATACTTCCTTCTCTCCTCTCTTTTTTGTTACAAGTTTCTTGTTTGTTACACCGGACAGGTTAGCGAAATTTTATTGATCTCTCACTTGTGAATGACGAAGCAGTCTATGATGGTATCGTGTcaggaatataattaattgctGCGACCTCTGATTGGTTCGGGTTTCTACAAGACCTTTCATTCGGCGGTACATTGTACCAGTAGCCTAGCAGCGCGCCACGGCACAAGGCACGAGGCCAACGAGCGGCGCAGCAAGGCAGCACAAGAGTCGTGCGATCGTGCACGGTGCAAtcaattgtttgtattttttaaataacgtgGTTGACttgtagtttacaagcacttttgaaaagtcaggatcATTTTTTTGCCATTTTTCGAAATATGTcacatatacgagtaggtatgttatGTTACATTTACGTTTGAGCTAAAAGATCCTAAAAACCAAGCGTAATTCCTGTCTAATTAGAATTTATCATATAAAACCTAACGCTGACCTGAGTCGATAAGCAAACTAAAAATTTGTAGGCATCATCAACTGCGCTTGAGATGTCAGTAACCACGGCATACTCTGAGTCCCACACGTCGAGGCGGAGGCGACGACTGGGCACGCTCGCACTGCTGCGGCCGCCGGTGACGCTGCCCCCATGCTCGCGCGCACGCATCAATTAGACTATCTGCTAATGAGCCGACGATATTCGCCAACACGCTCGTAATGAGACCGCGGGCGATAGGCGACACCGCGCTATCTCATGCGGGTGCGGCGTGCGGCGGGATTGTGCGACGTCTGCTGTAGACTAGTCTGACTAGCTGACGAGGAGGAATTGCAGTTAGGAGAGAGGAAAAGTAACGGGCCGAAAATGGCAAAAAAGGTCCCCAAATTACCTCGTCAGTCCGGCTCGACGGTTCGGCAGCGGCCGGCGGCTGCAGGGCGTCAGTTGCAACTTGCGGGGCGGGTCGATAGTAATTGAATGAGTTATGAAAACACTATCCTAATGATTTCATGTTTGAGCTTATAAAGGAACACAGAGTCATGCAACTTACGCCTATCCGACAACGATAGCAACTTAAGTTCCGAGAGACGGTTTGAGTAGGATGCTCGTTTATTTGATCCAGAAAGGAGTAGTGTAAATCGTCTCTGTATGCTTTCTATGCGATCTCTGTGGATTTGGTAACAAGGCTAGTAAATAGTAACATTTTGCTTTggaatttttttaaagacttgGAACTTCTGAAGACAAACCCTAGCATTTTGCGTGCAGTTctgcataattattatttaattaattatctatgtgGCAGTTGAAACGTAGTTCCAGTGTTATTCCCGAGTCCCGCACTTGTTCCACTACCTGTAGATATCTACTAGCGCGCGCTCTGATAGCGACGGTCGTGTGGTGCTAGTGACTCATAGATGTCGTCGCGACAGATACCGCGGCACCGGAGTTCTCTTCATCTGCAACTATGGTGCAGTCTGCTGGAGTGAGCCAGTGACGAGTGAGCCGGCAGCCGTCAAACCGCAGGAGTCGCCGCCGACGAACGAGAAGCGCTCGGCCTCGGCCCACTGCTCACTAATGCAATTAGCGTCAATACTTTATTCGCTGCACCGTCAGGAGTGCGAGCTATTGTGGCGTCAATTACGTGTCCATGGAGTCCATTTGCGAATGCGATGTGCCGCCGCGGACCTGCCGGCTGTAAACTATTCATGGCGGCAATCGTTTACAGCCGACGTGTTGTGTACCCAACCGTGCGCGCCCCGACCGCGCCCGCACCGCGAACTCAGCTCCGACCCGACTGCGGACCCACATCGTAGCGAGCTATTCTTTGGATTAATATAAACGACTAAGATCGATTTCGACAAAACATGCGTTTTTTAGGACGTATAAACGTCTCAAACCAGATATTTAAATGCAACGTAACTGCAAtgcaatatacagggtgtcaaCCCGTTCGCTTTTAGCGTTGTCAGTCCTGTGCTGTCAGCATAGTCAATAAAGGAAACAAATGGGTCAATCTCGGAATGAAAGCTGATAGTCCTATACAGCTTCATTTTTATGGTCTAATATTAATAAGTGGGCACTACTCGAATGTAgtgttaaaattattgtgtttaaaataaataaatcttgttTTCTTCTTTTTGATACCCTTGTAGAAGTTTAAGTTGCCCTGTTACAATGTAAACATCTGACCTCTCCGCCGGGAGTGGCCGGCTGGCGAAGCGGTGCGATGAGTGTGGCGGCGTGCGCAGGGCGACGGGCCGGAGagcggcgcggcgcgggcggcgcgcgcgcggcggcgggcgctggcgcggcgcgcggcgctgGCGCGGCTGCGGCCCGGCACGCCGCCGCCGGCGCCCGGCCGCCGCCACCTGCCGGCGCAGACGGAGCGCTACCTGGAGGAGCTGTTCGCCAAGGGCGCGGAGGCGGAGGCGGGCGTGCAGACGGACCCGTTCGCCGACCGGCCCGCCTCGCCCGCGTACGCGCCCGCGCGCACCGGCGCCGACGCCTGCACGCAGATCTGCGCCGGCGACCTGTTCGACTTCGACGCGGAGGTGGCGCCGCTGCTGGAGGCGCTGGTGGGGCAGACGGCGGAGCGGGCGCTGGCGGAGGTGGCGCAGGAGGAGGAGCTGGGCGCGCTGCGCGAGCAGCGGCGGCGCTACCGCGAGCTGCGCGACGCCGAGCTGGCGGAGCGGCAGCGGATGGCGGCGCGCGACGAGCGGCTGACGCGCGAGCGCGAGCGGCGCGCGGCCgaggcgcgggcggcgcgcgcggcggccgAGCAGacgggcgcgcgcgcggcggcgcagGCGCTGGTGCAGGGCTACGTGGCCGAGCTGCTGCCCGCCGTGCTGGCCGGCCTGCGCGACCAGGGCTACCTGCTGCGGCGCCTGCGCACAGGTACgccgccgcacgccgcacgcgcgccgccgccgcacgCGGACCGCACTCACCGCTGTGTCATGTGTCGCAGGTGTGGAGGAGGAGTTCATGCCGTGGCTGGTGGAGGAGGTGTCGCACGAGGTCGAGTCCATCATCACGAGCAGAGATGTCCTTACGGGTATAAACTTATTTCAtactattaagtatatttatgtacaaaatgaaaaatctaCTCCATGTCATAACTATCAAGAggtagtaataattattattaccttacctgtctgaaataataaaatgaaatactcattgtactacctacctacaagtTAATACGAGCATACctactagtacctacctaacaaaataattatagataCCTAATATCCGCCCAGATTTctagttattattatgtatataacaTAATACTTATTCTTCTTTGAGCTTCTATCTTGGAAGGTGAAGTCGTTTTTTACATCTACCCTTCGGGCTCGGGCAGCGATACACTACAATAGAAACGGATGTATTTGACGTCGTTCTTTGTAACTTGAGTCTCACTAAGGTTATTTGATCATGAGTCAGACTTAcgtcattttatgaagactgacCGATTGTCAGCTCTTGCTCCTACCGCAGGTACGTGCGATAGTCAATTATAGAGTTTCGATCGTGGTAGCTTTGATAGGTAGCAAGTTTTAAAAGTTCAGACTCTCCGTACCACCGTACAAGTGAAAGTATACCGtgtagtattataatattttcctaTAAGAAATGATATCCCCACTTCCGAGGCTACTATACTCAAACTCCGTAACACCTTACTTGCATCAATGCTAGGACTAGGAGCGTGCGCTGACCAACTTCCATTCATAAAAGGAGGTATAATTGGCTGCCGCAGGCTCTTGTTGCAAATGAGGCGTGGAGagttagtaataatataaatggttTGGCTGCGTCGCAGAGATAGTGCGCGACGTGGTGGAGGCGCGCGCCGAGCTGCACGGCGCGGCGGGCGAGCGCGCCCCGCGCCCGTCGCCGCCCGCCTCGCTCACGCCGCCCAGCGCGCCCGAGGACGAAGGTGTGTACTCGAGAACGAAGGTTTTTTTAACGTCAGAGCTAGATGTTCAGCCCCGGTAAGTCGTACTCGGGTTACCACTACCGACTAAAAAACCTCATCCTCTGGTATTCAGCCTCTGCGTCCCCCGCGGCCCCGCCGTTACGCATTATTTCGCAGAGAGAGTAACGACTTTTGGAGAAGTGCTTGTATTTATAAAGATATTCTCGGAAGATTCCATGTCCTGACATCATTTGTGTCAAATAATCATTGACTTCTCCATGTCTGCGGCTCACGGGCTCAACCATACATCCGGCTTTGGGATAAATATGGTacgtcaaatcaaatcaaatcaatattcattCATTCCAATTAAGtttgcttagtttacaagcactttcgaaacttcaggtttataatattatacttaagataatggtgataataattagtcgaaaacttgaaattaaagttacgagggtttcaaaagCTCCTTGGTCCGAggagagcccacaacaaactcagacaggtttttccttttttagtttagcaACATTTAACattaggtttttttaatattttac
This window contains:
- the LOC112049429 gene encoding radial spoke head protein 3 homolog B, with translation MPAEQSAFTVINAAPGAPPALGAPPRSVLVVRPQPRAAAAAAARSALDPKFSRALDLKLRRLKDKEALEATLRPRARRAEPAMRPRFVTTVKTGQFLLPPPEVASLLGLPALQPAPRERVVFQYASRPEPVVPRARRPPGEAFRGVRALAAGVAGMRRLLEERDSLGSMATGATGATGATGYSNLMHDKRVVRGSTFGTHPQAAGDGPESGAARAARARRRALARRAALARLRPGTPPPAPGRRHLPAQTERYLEELFAKGAEAEAGVQTDPFADRPASPAYAPARTGADACTQICAGDLFDFDAEVAPLLEALVGQTAERALAEVAQEEELGALREQRRRYRELRDAELAERQRMAARDERLTRERERRAAEARAARAAAEQTGARAAAQALVQGYVAELLPAVLAGLRDQGYLLRRLRTGVEEEFMPWLVEEVSHEVESIITSRDVLTEIVRDVVEARAELHGAAGERAPRPSPPASLTPPSAPEDEELEE